The following proteins are co-located in the Dehalococcoidia bacterium genome:
- a CDS encoding GNAT family N-acetyltransferase, with amino-acid sequence MTPAGLEIEPFGREHWAEAAVVLARAHAADRVREPMLPARYEDPEAAYGLVERTCGPAVGVVASRGGRVVGYLVASFSNETMENVAEVSTTMAAVLPSEGAETWRWMYAAAATRWLERGCFVHYVQVPSTDDVAVGAWFSLGFGQYSVYNWRAASPVRGPEAEVVIRQVGLEAFEEVWTLRAGLRRYNATAPILHPRIERLGPAAERARETTRASMAEGRNAYFVARQEGQPVGLMIFTPPGPDDRLTPDGSVYLWIAFVDEAARAGGIGAAMVNRGLAWAREQGYEVCTVGYFSPNLLGARFWQSKGFMPLGYTLERRIDPRIAWAKD; translated from the coding sequence ATGACACCTGCGGGCCTGGAGATCGAGCCCTTCGGCCGGGAGCACTGGGCCGAGGCGGCCGTCGTGCTCGCGCGAGCCCATGCCGCGGACCGCGTGCGCGAACCGATGCTGCCGGCCCGCTACGAGGACCCGGAGGCGGCTTATGGGCTCGTCGAGAGGACGTGCGGACCGGCGGTGGGCGTGGTCGCCTCTCGCGGCGGGCGGGTGGTGGGATACCTGGTAGCGTCGTTCTCGAACGAGACGATGGAGAACGTCGCCGAGGTCTCGACCACGATGGCCGCCGTGCTCCCGTCCGAGGGCGCGGAGACCTGGCGGTGGATGTACGCCGCGGCCGCAACCCGGTGGCTGGAACGCGGTTGCTTCGTGCACTACGTCCAGGTCCCCTCCACGGACGACGTGGCGGTCGGCGCCTGGTTCTCCCTGGGCTTCGGGCAGTACTCGGTATACAACTGGCGGGCAGCGTCCCCCGTCCGCGGCCCCGAGGCCGAGGTGGTGATCCGCCAGGTCGGCCTGGAGGCCTTCGAGGAGGTCTGGACGCTGCGGGCCGGCCTGCGCCGGTACAATGCCACCGCGCCGATACTTCACCCGCGGATCGAGCGCCTGGGCCCGGCAGCGGAGCGCGCCCGGGAGACCACGCGCGCCAGCATGGCGGAGGGCAGAAACGCTTACTTCGTGGCCCGGCAGGAGGGGCAGCCAGTAGGTCTGATGATCTTCACGCCTCCGGGCCCTGACGACCGTCTGACGCCCGATGGCTCCGTCTACCTGTGGATCGCTTTCGTAGACGAGGCGGCGCGGGCGGGCGGCATTGGGGCGGCGATGGTGAACCGCGGCCTCGCCTGGGCGCGCGAGCAGGGCTACGAGGTGTGCACCGTCGGCTACTTCTCGCCGAACCTGCTCGGCGCGCGGTTCTGGCAGAGCAAAGGGTTCATGCCGCTCGGGTATACGCTCGAGCGCCGCATCGACCCGAGGATTGCCTGGGCGAAGGACTAA